The following proteins come from a genomic window of Paenibacillus sp. CAA11:
- a CDS encoding ABC transporter ATP-binding protein, with the protein MELEIRQVTKSYGQKLALKQVSLKLGPGITGLLGPNGAGKSTLMRMISTLESPTKGSLLWNGEDIAQHPERIREVLGYLPQDFGVYPNLNPVEFLEYMAAIKGLSMKHAKRRIQELLEILNLSQDRKRLLGGFSGGMKQRVGIAQSLLNDPEILIVDEPTVGLDPEERIRFRNLLSTLAESRVIILSTHIVTDIESAAPRIALLAKGEVVKFGTPEELMSSVEHKVWNCVVPTSALQQLQEKYMISSTIHRPDGVHARVVSNRRPDFLATPLSPTLEDAYLYAVGDGGGEE; encoded by the coding sequence ATGGAATTAGAGATCCGACAAGTCACCAAAAGCTACGGACAGAAGCTGGCGCTGAAGCAGGTTTCTCTGAAGCTTGGGCCTGGAATTACAGGCCTGCTCGGGCCGAATGGGGCGGGCAAGTCTACCTTGATGCGGATGATCTCCACCCTGGAGTCTCCAACAAAGGGAAGCCTGCTATGGAATGGGGAGGATATCGCTCAGCACCCTGAGCGAATCCGTGAGGTATTAGGTTATCTACCTCAGGACTTTGGGGTGTATCCCAACCTGAATCCGGTGGAATTTCTTGAATATATGGCGGCGATTAAAGGCCTGTCGATGAAGCATGCCAAGCGGCGGATTCAGGAATTGCTGGAGATTCTGAATTTGAGCCAAGACCGGAAGCGGCTGCTGGGAGGCTTCTCTGGCGGAATGAAGCAGAGGGTGGGGATTGCACAGTCCCTCCTTAATGATCCCGAGATTCTGATCGTGGACGAGCCGACAGTAGGACTCGACCCGGAGGAACGTATCCGCTTCCGTAATCTGCTGTCTACACTGGCTGAGAGCAGAGTGATTATTTTGTCCACACATATCGTGACAGATATTGAGTCAGCTGCGCCGCGAATTGCCCTACTGGCCAAAGGCGAGGTTGTGAAGTTCGGAACGCCTGAAGAATTAATGAGCAGTGTAGAGCACAAGGTATGGAACTGTGTTGTTCCTACGTCAGCTCTGCAGCAATTACAGGAGAAGTACATGATCAGCAGCACCATCCATCGTCCAGATGGCGTGCATGCGCGGGTTGTCTCTAACCGCAGACCGGATTTTCTTGCCACACCGCTCTCTCCGACACTGGAGGATGCTTACTTGTACGCGGTTGGAGATGGGGGCGGTGAGGAATAA
- a CDS encoding DUF4097 family beta strand repeat-containing protein, translated as MKFLSNTWAGLLGIVILLAGVTGCDGGTAADLKSKTFENSQVKRIVITTEGQNIKLVPSSSGQIKVSYPTKKDLPAELKGDELSVHIKPSSGFIHLGTATLSLEVPAQGDQSLEVRTESGNITVDPKLQLPEVKLDTDSGNVDVQGYIGSVEATTNSGKIIKPSDLPLKAEGAANSEGRLTGVLGNQKERACRLLIHSSSGNISFK; from the coding sequence ATGAAATTTCTATCGAATACTTGGGCTGGCTTGCTGGGGATCGTTATCTTATTAGCCGGAGTGACAGGCTGCGATGGGGGGACGGCTGCAGATTTAAAAAGCAAGACTTTTGAGAACAGTCAGGTTAAACGGATTGTGATCACTACCGAAGGACAGAACATCAAGCTGGTTCCTTCTTCATCCGGTCAGATCAAAGTAAGTTATCCTACAAAAAAGGATCTTCCCGCGGAGCTGAAGGGGGACGAACTAAGTGTTCATATCAAGCCATCTTCAGGCTTTATTCACTTAGGCACAGCTACGCTTTCTCTGGAAGTTCCCGCTCAGGGTGACCAGAGCCTTGAGGTTCGAACCGAATCAGGGAATATTACAGTAGATCCCAAGCTCCAATTACCTGAGGTTAAGCTGGATACCGATTCGGGAAATGTTGATGTTCAAGGTTATATAGGGAGTGTGGAGGCCACTACAAACTCCGGAAAAATCATAAAACCTTCCGATCTTCCTCTAAAAGCAGAGGGAGCGGCCAATTCAGAAGGGAGACTGACTGGCGTACTGGGTAATCAGAAGGAGCGGGCGTGCAGACTGCTTATTCACTCCTCCTCCGGCAATATCTCCTTTAAATAA